The proteins below come from a single Bacteroidota bacterium genomic window:
- a CDS encoding Gfo/Idh/MocA family oxidoreductase, producing the protein MLKIGVLGAGHLGKIHLRCIKEISTFDLIGFYDPDAEIAEKVEKEFNIKRFESIDELIDAAEVIDIVTPTVSHFNCASKAMKKAKHVFIEKPLVTSPAEAKELIAIASEARVKVQVGHVERFNPAFIAAQPFIGQPLFIESHRLAQFNPRGTDVPVILDLMIHDIDIILSMVRSNIRKISASGVAVVSDTPDIANARIEFDNGCVANLTASRISMKNMRKTRLFQQDAYISIDFLEKETEIIRLKNIANELDLDPLSMVIDLGNDKGKKQIFFEHPEIKQVNAIKTELECFYASIINNSIPSVTIIDGYNALNVAYQIIDRMNIPADIR; encoded by the coding sequence ATGTTGAAAATTGGAGTATTGGGTGCCGGACACCTTGGCAAGATTCATCTTAGATGTATTAAAGAAATAAGCACTTTTGATCTGATTGGTTTTTATGATCCGGATGCAGAGATTGCAGAAAAAGTTGAGAAAGAATTCAACATCAAACGATTTGAATCTATTGATGAGCTTATTGACGCTGCTGAAGTTATTGATATAGTAACTCCAACTGTTTCGCATTTTAACTGCGCTTCCAAAGCGATGAAGAAAGCGAAACATGTTTTTATTGAAAAGCCTCTTGTAACATCGCCTGCCGAAGCCAAAGAGCTGATAGCGATTGCTTCCGAAGCACGGGTTAAGGTTCAGGTAGGTCACGTTGAACGTTTTAACCCGGCGTTTATTGCTGCTCAGCCATTCATTGGGCAGCCATTATTCATCGAGTCGCACCGCCTGGCACAATTCAACCCGCGCGGAACAGATGTGCCGGTAATACTCGACCTGATGATTCACGATATTGATATAATACTGAGCATGGTACGCTCCAATATCCGCAAAATCAGCGCAAGCGGTGTTGCCGTGGTCAGTGATACTCCAGATATTGCCAATGCCCGCATAGAATTTGATAACGGCTGTGTTGCCAACCTCACAGCGAGCCGCATTTCCATGAAAAATATGCGCAAAACCAGATTATTCCAACAAGACGCATATATCTCTATCGACTTCCTTGAAAAAGAAACCGAGATTATCAGGTTAAAAAATATTGCGAATGAATTGGATTTGGATCCACTTTCAATGGTCATTGACCTCGGGAACGACAAAGGGAAAAAGCAGATCTTTTTTGAGCACCCGGAAATAAAGCAAGTAAATGCGATAAAAACCGAGCTTGAATGTTTCTATGCTTCTATAATAAATAATTCCATTCCTTCGGTCACTATTATTGATGGGTATAACGCGCTGAACGTGGCTTATCAGATAATAGACCGGATGAATATTCCTGCTGATATCAGGTAA
- a CDS encoding protein-L-isoaspartate(D-aspartate) O-methyltransferase — translation MIDSYKHKGMRKLLVQEISRKGITDENVLKAIEEIPRHFFLDSTFESHAYEDKPFPIGSGQTISQPYTVAFQSQLLNVRKRDKVLEIGTGSGYQACVLLEMGATVFTIERQKNLFQRTKLFLPGIGYNPKMFFGDGYKGLPAFAPFDRIIITAAAPFIPEPLIAQLKPGGIMVIPVGAGGVQTMTTLHKTDAENYTLKEHGSFKFVPLLEDKATD, via the coding sequence GTGATAGATTCATACAAACATAAGGGGATGCGAAAACTGCTTGTTCAGGAGATCAGCCGGAAAGGAATCACTGACGAGAACGTGTTGAAAGCTATTGAAGAAATTCCCCGCCATTTCTTTCTCGATTCAACGTTTGAAAGTCATGCCTACGAAGATAAACCCTTCCCGATAGGCTCAGGGCAAACAATTTCCCAGCCTTATACCGTTGCTTTTCAGAGCCAGTTACTGAATGTGCGTAAACGCGATAAGGTGCTGGAGATTGGCACCGGCTCAGGATACCAGGCATGCGTATTACTTGAAATGGGAGCCACGGTTTTTACCATTGAGCGGCAAAAGAATCTTTTTCAGCGTACAAAGTTATTTCTGCCGGGCATTGGCTACAATCCTAAAATGTTCTTTGGCGATGGTTACAAAGGATTGCCGGCTTTCGCACCTTTCGACCGGATTATTATTACTGCAGCTGCACCCTTTATTCCTGAACCACTTATTGCACAACTCAAACCGGGCGGCATTATGGTTATTCCTGTGGGTGCCGGTGGGGTTCAGACCATGACAACGCTGCATAAAACCGATGCCGAAAACTATACATTAAAAGAGCACGGCAGTTTCAAGTTTGTGCCTCTGCTTGAAGATAAAGCAACTGATTGA
- the miaA gene encoding tRNA (adenosine(37)-N6)-dimethylallyltransferase MiaA: MNSQDSIPDPSLSASGKTLIVVAGPTAIGKTAMAIRLAQEFATEIISADSRQFFREMNIGTAVPSDEELALVKHHFIGQRSVHDDYNASKFETEALECLKKLFGQHRVVIMAGGSGMYIDAVCNGMDSLPDPDEELRISLKLALSEKGPDELRHQLRALDPETYHNIDISNPVRVIRALEICLLTGRKVSELRTAIPQKRDFNIIKIALNRPRNELFETINQRVDRMMEAGLYEEAKSLYTLRSLNSLNTVGYRELFACIDGAMSYDLAVEKIKTNTRRYAKRQLTWFRRDKAYHWFKPEQTDAIIATINQLLYLQAEAQT; this comes from the coding sequence ATTAACAGCCAGGATTCCATACCCGACCCATCGTTATCCGCTTCAGGCAAAACGCTCATTGTTGTTGCCGGACCTACTGCCATTGGTAAAACCGCCATGGCCATCAGGCTGGCACAAGAATTTGCGACCGAAATCATTTCGGCCGATTCGCGTCAGTTTTTCAGAGAGATGAACATCGGTACGGCTGTTCCATCTGACGAAGAGCTTGCTTTAGTGAAACATCATTTTATCGGGCAACGCTCTGTGCATGACGATTACAACGCATCAAAGTTCGAAACTGAGGCACTGGAATGTCTGAAAAAACTGTTCGGGCAGCACAGAGTCGTAATTATGGCAGGCGGCTCAGGTATGTATATTGATGCCGTTTGTAACGGAATGGATTCACTCCCCGACCCTGACGAAGAACTCCGGATAAGTCTGAAACTGGCACTTTCAGAAAAAGGTCCGGATGAACTGCGACATCAATTGCGCGCACTTGACCCTGAAACCTACCACAATATTGACATTTCGAATCCTGTACGTGTAATACGTGCACTGGAAATTTGTTTGTTAACCGGGAGAAAAGTGTCTGAACTGCGGACAGCGATACCTCAAAAACGTGATTTCAACATTATTAAAATTGCGCTGAACAGACCGCGCAATGAGCTTTTCGAAACAATAAACCAACGCGTGGACCGTATGATGGAAGCAGGCTTGTACGAAGAAGCAAAAAGTCTCTACACCTTGCGCTCACTGAACAGCCTGAACACTGTAGGCTACCGTGAATTGTTTGCGTGTATAGACGGAGCTATGAGTTATGACCTCGCCGTTGAAAAAATTAAAACCAACACCCGGCGTTATGCGAAACGACAGTTAACATGGTTTAGGCGCGATAAGGCATACCATTGGTTTAAACCCGAACAGACAGATGCCATAATTGCAACAATCAATCAGTTGCTTTATCTTCAAGCAGAGGCACAAACTTGA